The following proteins are encoded in a genomic region of Sorangiineae bacterium MSr12523:
- a CDS encoding LysR family transcriptional regulator has product MLPSLDNLRCFLSAARLLNFRKAARPLGITPAAFGQRIRQLETELGTELFRRTTRSVALTDAGMALVPHAEKCLAAAGDCLRAARGETGPTPMDLTLGTRWELGMSWILPQLDPLAALMPWMHIHLYFGSGPDLLFRVRTLEVDCAITSSRLGDAKLDSLQLHRENYVFCGARTLLRKKPLTRPEHAREHVLVDYASDLPLFRYWRDAAGGGDRLQFRQITCLGSVHAIAVRVIEGAGVAVLPEYIIRRELENGTLQEIFKSVTPLHDHFRLVFRPDDPRRSVYEGLARALMNVPLQ; this is encoded by the coding sequence GTGCTTCCGTCGTTGGATAACTTGAGGTGCTTTCTGTCGGCCGCGCGGTTGCTCAACTTTCGCAAGGCGGCGCGGCCTTTGGGCATTACGCCGGCGGCATTCGGACAGCGCATTCGCCAGCTCGAAACGGAGCTGGGTACCGAGCTTTTTCGGCGTACGACGCGGTCCGTGGCCTTGACCGATGCGGGCATGGCGCTCGTGCCGCATGCGGAAAAATGCCTTGCGGCGGCCGGCGACTGCCTGCGCGCTGCACGCGGTGAGACCGGGCCTACGCCCATGGATCTCACCTTGGGCACGCGCTGGGAGCTCGGTATGAGCTGGATTCTGCCCCAGCTCGATCCCCTCGCCGCCCTGATGCCGTGGATGCACATTCATCTCTATTTCGGCTCAGGGCCCGACCTTCTCTTTCGTGTCCGCACCCTGGAGGTGGATTGCGCAATCACCTCGAGCCGGCTCGGGGATGCCAAGTTGGATTCCCTGCAATTGCATCGCGAGAACTACGTCTTTTGCGGTGCACGAACGCTATTGCGCAAAAAGCCGCTCACGCGACCGGAGCATGCGCGCGAACACGTGCTCGTCGATTATGCATCGGATCTGCCGCTGTTTCGCTATTGGCGGGATGCGGCCGGTGGCGGCGATCGGCTGCAGTTTCGGCAGATTACCTGTTTGGGAAGCGTGCATGCCATTGCCGTTCGCGTGATCGAAGGCGCCGGCGTGGCGGTGTTGCCGGAGTACATCATTCGGCGCGAGCTCGAGAATGGGACGCTGCAAGAGATCTTCAAGTCGGTTACGCCGCTGCACGACCATTTTCGGCTCGTGTTTCGGCCGGATGATCCGCGGCGGAGCGTGTACGAAGGGCTGGCGCGGGCGTTGATGAACGTGCCGCTTCAGTGA
- a CDS encoding AraC family transcriptional regulator: protein MKRWHVTPEELLSGLDLDTDFLSEPDARLSIAMMETLVERARALTGEPAIGFFLGLEMRISAHGFLGFAAMSASTLRDAIELAVQFAPTRTTALSLRLCVDGGVASLIVDERTDLGKARDAILIFILVGLWQVANALTGRELSGSADFAFAKPDYLIKAPHLMSLVRFDQPSNQLLFDAAVLDLPLTMADPAALKLAREQLERALDALGTDGRIEARVRNLIPKKEGGFRSLEEIASELRFSPRTLKRKLAAQGVAYSSLLEEQQRDKALLLLRASDSSIEHVAEQLGYSDVANFTRAFRRWTGMTPAAYRRTTDPRA, encoded by the coding sequence GTGAAGCGGTGGCACGTCACCCCGGAGGAGCTCCTTTCCGGACTCGACCTCGACACGGACTTTCTCTCCGAACCCGACGCTCGCCTCTCCATCGCCATGATGGAGACCTTGGTCGAGCGCGCCCGCGCCCTCACCGGCGAGCCAGCCATCGGCTTCTTCCTCGGTTTGGAAATGCGCATTTCGGCCCACGGCTTTCTCGGCTTCGCGGCCATGAGCGCTTCGACCTTGCGCGACGCCATCGAGCTTGCCGTGCAATTCGCCCCCACGCGCACGACCGCGCTCTCGCTGCGCCTCTGCGTGGACGGTGGGGTGGCCTCGCTCATCGTGGACGAGCGCACGGACTTGGGAAAAGCGCGCGATGCGATTCTGATTTTCATTCTGGTGGGCCTCTGGCAAGTCGCCAATGCCCTCACGGGGCGCGAGTTGAGTGGCAGTGCGGACTTTGCATTTGCAAAACCGGATTATTTGATAAAAGCGCCGCATCTCATGTCGTTGGTTCGATTCGACCAACCATCGAATCAATTGCTCTTCGATGCCGCCGTTTTGGATCTACCGCTGACCATGGCCGATCCCGCCGCGTTGAAGCTGGCACGCGAACAATTGGAACGCGCGCTGGATGCCTTGGGCACCGATGGCCGGATCGAGGCGCGGGTGCGAAATCTCATTCCGAAGAAGGAGGGCGGGTTTCGCTCGCTGGAGGAGATCGCATCGGAGCTGCGTTTTTCGCCCCGCACCTTGAAGCGAAAATTGGCAGCGCAGGGCGTGGCGTATTCGTCGCTGCTCGAGGAACAGCAACGCGACAAAGCGCTGCTCTTGCTACGAGCCTCGGACTCGTCGATCGAGCACGTGGCCGAGCAACTGGGCTATTCCGACGTGGCGAACTTCACGCGGGCGTTCCGGCGTTGGACCGGAATGACGCCCGCGGCCTACCGCCGCACTACGGACCCACGTGCGTAG
- a CDS encoding caleosin family protein translates to MTPLQTHVSFFDPEGTGVITLGQTFRGLSRIGVSWALALVLTPIINGFLGYLTTGKPGFKVHIDRIAQGKHPFDTGGFDDAGNFDRAAFDALFSGISGDVLTVVEMRKVIASRGNRRPQMGPLAASLGNWFSDKEVRLLFCVASDTSKLENGVKVPAMRKRTVQRFFEGTLLHDVARARVWRRH, encoded by the coding sequence ATGACACCGCTGCAGACGCACGTGAGCTTCTTCGACCCCGAGGGCACGGGCGTGATCACCTTGGGCCAGACGTTCCGCGGCCTTTCGCGGATTGGCGTGTCCTGGGCATTGGCGCTCGTCTTGACGCCGATCATCAATGGCTTTCTCGGATATCTCACCACGGGAAAACCCGGTTTCAAGGTGCACATCGACCGCATTGCCCAGGGCAAACACCCCTTCGATACGGGGGGCTTCGACGACGCGGGCAACTTCGACCGTGCGGCCTTCGACGCGCTCTTTTCCGGCATCTCCGGGGATGTGCTCACTGTCGTCGAAATGCGCAAGGTCATCGCGTCGCGCGGAAATCGCCGCCCTCAAATGGGTCCACTGGCCGCGTCCCTCGGCAACTGGTTCTCCGACAAGGAGGTGCGCCTGTTGTTCTGCGTCGCCTCCGACACTTCGAAGCTGGAAAACGGCGTCAAAGTCCCCGCCATGCGCAAACGCACCGTGCAGCGTTTCTTCGAGGGCACCCTCCTGCACGACGTTGCCCGCGCCCGAGTGTGGCGACGTCACTGA
- a CDS encoding S8 family serine peptidase, which yields MRARSPVTSFWSAAYQPEHKIPRALQDRLAISAGTEQLLVQVFPDADLDAIASQLQRAGATILGRHQGDRFSRVRLRAPLSQVSALAAVPEVFWIEPETRRVLYNDTTVWVGQSGLSGGQTTPIFNKGIHGEGQTVAVLDTGIDPDACYFRDTALNRLPPANACNGGTSVDAAQRKILAVDFLATAECNGGISSTEWDTHGHGTHVAGTIAGDNFAHLVARDSGDGMAPGAKLVVQDGGYGGDDCADLPGIGCPVVDLNPIFQQAYDQGARLHSNSWGDQENASVQNNYTAGSQDVDEFMWNHKDFLVLFAAGNSGPGNGSVGSPSTAKSGISVGATERGTGANSMASFSSCGPTDDNRIKPDITVPGADIVSARNDSNTASNNCNTTSMSGTSMATPGAAGFGALVRQYYTDGFYPSGAANAADRRTPSAALIKATMINSAASMANAGSVPGNCQGWGRVLLDDALYFTGQARRLFAADDTGFPQGGSGQAKTFSLDVDSSASLKVTLTWTDYPSTPAANPHLNNDLDLEVKGPGGTYLGNVLTNGGSTTGGTADRRNTVEQVILASPPSGTYTITVRGFNLPSGDQPFALVASYAAGSTPTDAGAPPADAGNIADSAPPTDGAPAGGDPPDSASEPAPDSGPPANVGADAGKADAGSPNAIDNDGVASSDGCSVSGLAPHSSYGLALPMTALALLAVRRRRRLPNIG from the coding sequence GTGCGGGCCCGTTCGCCCGTCACGTCGTTCTGGAGTGCCGCGTACCAGCCGGAGCACAAAATCCCCCGCGCCCTTCAGGACCGATTGGCGATTTCCGCGGGAACCGAGCAGCTCCTCGTCCAAGTTTTCCCGGACGCCGACTTGGATGCCATTGCATCCCAGTTGCAACGAGCAGGCGCCACGATCCTGGGGCGCCATCAGGGCGACCGCTTCTCCCGGGTGCGTCTGCGCGCTCCTCTATCGCAGGTCTCCGCCTTGGCGGCCGTCCCCGAGGTCTTCTGGATCGAGCCTGAAACGCGCCGCGTCCTCTACAACGACACTACGGTGTGGGTCGGCCAATCGGGCCTATCCGGCGGCCAGACGACACCCATCTTCAACAAGGGTATCCATGGCGAAGGCCAGACCGTCGCCGTTTTGGACACGGGCATCGATCCCGACGCGTGCTACTTCCGCGATACGGCGCTGAATCGCCTACCACCCGCCAATGCCTGCAACGGTGGTACCTCCGTCGATGCTGCACAACGGAAGATCCTCGCCGTGGACTTCCTCGCCACGGCAGAGTGCAACGGCGGCATCTCCAGCACCGAATGGGATACCCACGGCCATGGCACGCACGTGGCCGGCACCATCGCGGGCGACAACTTCGCCCATCTCGTTGCGCGCGATTCCGGTGACGGAATGGCGCCGGGCGCGAAGCTCGTCGTGCAAGACGGCGGCTACGGTGGCGACGATTGCGCGGACCTGCCGGGCATCGGCTGCCCGGTGGTCGATTTGAATCCCATTTTCCAGCAGGCGTACGACCAAGGCGCGCGGCTGCACTCCAATTCGTGGGGCGACCAGGAGAACGCCTCCGTGCAGAACAACTACACGGCGGGCTCGCAAGACGTCGACGAGTTCATGTGGAATCACAAGGACTTCCTGGTACTGTTCGCCGCCGGGAACTCCGGCCCCGGCAACGGCTCCGTGGGCAGCCCGTCCACCGCCAAGAGTGGCATCTCGGTGGGCGCGACCGAGCGTGGCACGGGTGCAAACTCCATGGCCAGCTTCTCGAGCTGCGGCCCCACCGACGACAACCGGATCAAGCCCGACATCACCGTCCCCGGGGCGGACATCGTCTCCGCGCGCAACGACAGCAACACGGCCTCGAACAACTGCAACACCACCTCGATGAGCGGCACCAGCATGGCCACCCCCGGCGCCGCCGGCTTCGGAGCCCTGGTTCGCCAGTATTATACCGATGGCTTCTACCCCAGTGGCGCCGCCAACGCGGCGGATCGCCGCACGCCATCGGCCGCCTTGATCAAGGCCACCATGATCAACTCGGCCGCGTCGATGGCCAATGCGGGCTCGGTGCCGGGCAATTGCCAAGGGTGGGGCCGCGTTCTGCTGGACGACGCTCTCTATTTCACGGGGCAAGCCCGCCGGTTGTTTGCCGCCGACGACACAGGCTTCCCGCAGGGTGGTTCGGGGCAGGCGAAGACATTTTCACTCGATGTGGATTCTAGCGCTTCGCTCAAGGTGACGTTGACGTGGACCGACTATCCGTCGACACCGGCGGCCAATCCGCATCTGAATAACGATCTGGATCTCGAGGTCAAAGGCCCGGGAGGCACCTATCTTGGCAATGTGCTCACCAACGGTGGGTCCACCACCGGCGGCACGGCCGATCGCCGCAACACGGTCGAGCAGGTGATTCTCGCCAGCCCACCTTCGGGCACGTACACCATCACGGTGCGAGGCTTCAATCTGCCGAGTGGCGATCAGCCCTTTGCCTTGGTGGCCAGCTACGCGGCCGGCTCCACGCCCACCGACGCGGGCGCCCCACCCGCAGACGCTGGAAATATCGCTGATTCCGCGCCACCCACCGACGGCGCCCCCGCGGGCGGCGATCCCCCCGACTCAGCCAGTGAGCCCGCGCCAGACTCGGGCCCGCCCGCCAACGTCGGTGCCGATGCTGGAAAGGCCGATGCCGGATCCCCCAACGCGATCGACAACGACGGTGTCGCGAGCAGCGATGGTTGCAGCGTCTCCGGCCTCGCGCCGCACTCCTCCTACGGCCTCGCACTCCCCATGACGGCATTGGCCCTTCTTGCAGTGCGTCGTCGCCGCCGATTGCCAAATATCGGATAA
- a CDS encoding pectinacetylesterase family protein, with product MRSHPLFSAAMFVPCLALATLVTSSANCGGDDTGGIPPGPDSGKDSSGGNVSGDSGGGRGDSGNGGNDSGTADGGDSGLTCAPFDVGAPVSNAPANAWTWVPVAGAKCRDGSDTGFAIRTKPDSKKLMIYLQGGGACFNAATCAANPQNFDFASWNGTQSSGGILSDSNAANPVKDWNAVFFPYCSGDIFGGSVESGDVPSGPQDQRFTGVANVLAYLKRIVPTFPNVDQVLLTGSSAGGFGASISYERVAKAFCPRPVVMIDDAGPVMSDTYLPPCLQQRFRNVWNLNAGLPADCTACNLADGGSAGGLVNAVPFIINKYPQGRFGLLSADQDSTIRLFMSFGNNNCQNINGFPGTYPGDQYSKGLAELRDNYLKPTGRASTYYVPGERHTFLYGDEFYSTKVGDVALTDWVAGILNGAAPTHVGP from the coding sequence ATGCGAAGCCATCCGCTCTTCTCTGCGGCCATGTTCGTCCCCTGTTTGGCATTGGCCACCCTGGTCACCTCGTCGGCCAACTGCGGCGGCGACGACACGGGGGGCATCCCGCCCGGGCCCGATTCGGGCAAAGATAGCTCGGGCGGCAACGTATCCGGAGACAGCGGCGGGGGCAGGGGAGACTCGGGCAACGGCGGCAACGACAGCGGGACCGCGGATGGTGGCGATTCCGGTTTGACCTGCGCGCCGTTCGACGTCGGTGCTCCTGTGAGCAATGCCCCCGCGAACGCGTGGACGTGGGTTCCCGTTGCAGGGGCCAAGTGCCGCGACGGCTCCGACACGGGCTTCGCCATCCGCACGAAGCCCGACTCGAAGAAGCTCATGATCTACCTCCAGGGCGGCGGGGCCTGTTTCAATGCCGCGACGTGCGCCGCCAATCCTCAGAACTTCGACTTTGCCTCTTGGAACGGTACGCAGAGCAGCGGCGGCATCCTGAGCGACTCGAACGCCGCCAATCCCGTCAAGGATTGGAACGCCGTGTTCTTCCCGTATTGCTCCGGCGACATTTTCGGCGGCAGCGTGGAGAGCGGCGACGTTCCCTCCGGGCCCCAGGACCAACGCTTCACGGGCGTGGCCAACGTGCTCGCTTATTTGAAGCGCATCGTTCCGACATTTCCCAATGTCGACCAGGTCCTTCTCACCGGAAGCAGCGCCGGCGGCTTCGGTGCGTCCATCAGCTACGAGCGCGTCGCCAAGGCATTCTGCCCGCGCCCCGTCGTCATGATCGACGACGCCGGGCCGGTGATGTCCGACACGTACCTGCCGCCTTGTTTGCAGCAGCGTTTCCGCAATGTCTGGAACCTCAACGCCGGTCTTCCCGCCGATTGCACGGCCTGCAACCTCGCCGACGGCGGCAGCGCGGGGGGCCTGGTCAACGCCGTTCCCTTCATCATCAACAAGTACCCGCAAGGCCGCTTCGGGCTGCTCTCGGCCGATCAGGATTCCACGATTCGGCTCTTCATGTCGTTTGGTAACAACAATTGCCAAAACATCAACGGCTTCCCCGGCACATACCCCGGCGACCAATACTCCAAGGGCCTCGCCGAGCTGCGCGACAATTACCTAAAGCCCACGGGCCGCGCGAGCACGTACTACGTCCCCGGCGAACGCCACACGTTCCTCTACGGCGACGAGTTCTACTCCACCAAGGTCGGCGACGTTGCCCTCACCGACTGGGTCGCCGGTATCCTCAACGGCGCTGCACCTACGCACGTGGGTCCGTAG
- a CDS encoding metal-dependent hydrolase: MADEAYDGRKAGMNLRFDFSEDDVPRHWLGGRKSVTNFFDGLSIFFPLGERFFIKAVRAHHHLIKDDRLRKEVRAFCGQEGIHSREHEGYNDMLERQGYPARALEKRVEQLLDRVSARAPKRAQLAITCALEHFTALMAHAALDNGIFDEGHPTMAALWKWHAVEENEHKSVAFDVYLAAGGDYRERAVVMLFATAIFWAKVFEHQVAFMRRDGILYSPAEWARLGWHLFGKPGWLRQIIPLYFQYYRPSFHPRDLDCNSAIARWKREFESSPAYRKAA; the protein is encoded by the coding sequence ATGGCAGATGAGGCCTATGACGGCCGCAAGGCCGGAATGAACTTGCGGTTCGACTTTTCCGAGGACGACGTGCCCCGACACTGGCTCGGCGGCCGCAAGTCGGTCACGAACTTCTTCGACGGCCTGTCGATCTTCTTCCCCCTTGGAGAGCGCTTCTTCATCAAAGCCGTTCGCGCGCACCATCACCTCATTAAAGATGACCGCCTGCGAAAGGAGGTGCGCGCCTTCTGCGGGCAAGAGGGCATCCACAGCCGCGAGCACGAAGGCTACAACGATATGCTCGAGCGCCAGGGCTACCCGGCGCGCGCGCTGGAAAAGCGCGTGGAGCAACTTCTCGACCGCGTTTCCGCGCGTGCACCGAAAAGGGCGCAGCTCGCGATCACCTGTGCGCTCGAGCATTTCACGGCCCTGATGGCCCACGCCGCGCTCGACAATGGCATTTTCGACGAAGGACATCCGACGATGGCCGCGCTTTGGAAATGGCACGCCGTCGAGGAAAACGAGCACAAGAGCGTTGCCTTCGACGTGTACCTCGCGGCCGGAGGAGATTACCGCGAGCGCGCCGTGGTCATGCTCTTCGCCACCGCCATCTTTTGGGCCAAAGTCTTCGAGCACCAGGTCGCCTTCATGAGGCGCGACGGTATCTTGTATTCGCCGGCGGAATGGGCGCGCCTCGGCTGGCACCTCTTTGGGAAGCCGGGTTGGCTGCGGCAGATCATTCCACTCTATTTTCAATATTATCGCCCATCGTTTCACCCGCGCGATCTGGACTGCAACTCGGCCATCGCGCGCTGGAAGCGCGAATTCGAATCGTCACCGGCTTATCGAAAGGCGGCCTAG